The Anabas testudineus chromosome 1, fAnaTes1.2, whole genome shotgun sequence genomic sequence TGGATGCAATGATGATCCGTGTTCTTGAGTCCGTGCTGGGATCCGTTTTCAGTGACTATTCAGTGTTGGCTTTCAGCCAGCATTCCTTGTGCCATGAGTTGAAGTGCAGCTTTAAGATTCACACAGCTGTAACTATGTTCTTggtaaaagaatgaaaataactaaaatgGCTGGTTGAAATGTTATAGTATAACACAACCCTGAATCCCAACATGATGTGCAAATTGTATGTAGACAGGTAAGAAACATGaccaaacacaacaaaccaaatgcagctttaaagtattgtttttgttgcttttaattATATTTCCTGATTTCATGCTGCTTTAATTAGTGCTACCTTTCTTGGAAATTACCAACCTAACTGtgactttattcatttattaatgctATCCCGACTTCTGCCACATCCGCTGATTATAACACATGCCAGCTTTACCGCACAGCAGCCAGAGAcataatgaaaaaacaacagcttctCATCTGTCAATGAGCAAGATGTTACAGATGCTGCACAATATTGCATTTTATGGGAAGTAAAGGCTATAAAGGAAGGACAATTTAGGATTTCTACTATTTTACTGAGCATAAAGCTATgatcaaaatgtgaacatgttttcattgtgaTCAAAAGTAGAGTGCGGTGTTTATGTTTTCAAAGGCTTCTTTACAGGTATAGGAAGTAAGAAATATTAATCAACATATCTATTCATCAACATTTTTGAATCCACTGTGATGTGAGCCCTTGTGTTCTGGGGGAATATCTGATAATATGTGCTGTGACACATGCCTTATGTGTTTAATACACAGatgttgtacagtataataaGCTTTGATTTATTGAAAACATAGGAAAATGTTCAAAACGCAGAGAAACAATTAAACACTTGCACAACGTTACTATGAGTCCAACAACCCAGTAATGCATTAGATTTTATTCTTAACACGTTTATTAtttagcaaaaataataaataaatacatgaccagagaaaaaaagtttgtttttttttatttatacacttATGATGATGGTACCCTtagaataaactgaaaataatttgaccatagggacatgtgaaactaaagtgtgtcctgtaattagcatcaacCAGTCAGTCTATTTAAAGGGTAAAAGGTAGTCACTGCTCTGTTTGGTATCAaggtgtgtaccacactgaacatggaccacagaaagcgAAGcagagagttgtctcaggagattagaaagaaaattaagGACAagcatgttaaaggtaaaggctgtaagaccatgtccaagcagcttgatgttcgTGTGACTACGTTTCTCAGTGACTATTGTaggtttttctgtctttaacaaTTACTaagaatgtaaatatatattacaatTATATTACAATTCATGGTATACAACTGTTCTGTGTACACTGTTCTGTGTCACTGTAGCGCTACAGTGCcttcacagaaacaaactgcGGTGTGGCATTCCTAGTAGACAAGAAAGGCTGGTAGGTAGAAGACGTCACCTGCAGGTGGAAAACAGGATTCTTTCTCCAGATAATAAGTGAAAAAGGCAGCTTGGAACTATAAAGTAGCCAAGTATCAATAACTATTAAGAATATGATGAAGTGGTAGGGATAGATACAATCATGACATGCATccaatcaaacacatttttaaaacggATTATTATGAAATGTCATTTCTCCCTGCTctcacactgacatgtttttttttttttcaggctcATTGTGATTTAATACCAGCAggtttcatttcaaaatgtctgttttatttcacaagGCTTCTTTCATTCTGTTAACATACATGtgctgatgtttagcaggtCATAGTAGCAGTCAGATTATCTTAGGTTTCACCTGTGAGCATGCTAATATTTGTTAAATGgcactaaacacacagtttagCTAAGGCTCAAGAAATCTAAGTTCATGATAATCCTTTTAATACTTAATTTAACACATCACTCAAAACCTCAAATGTCAAACTCACTGTGAAAcatattgattgattgactgataaCCATTGTTTTGATATTAAACACATAGTAAATTACATTCATTTCCAGTAAAGACCTTGGCAGACAAGCAAGGTGATATCAACAACAGGTATACAGACATGTGACTGCCCTCACCCATGGTATTCCCGTACATTTATCAGGCATTTCCACTGCAGGAGCTTTCCTGTTTCATCTTTACTCCAAGCAACACATTCACCATAACTTGATCTGTAACATGTCAGGCCACCACAATCAAACTTCAAAATATGTAggatttgtatgtttttttttagtcctACAGgtttaatttgtaaaaaatagttttgttcagtttgttccAAAATACTCTTTCTATACAAGATTATACTGGTTTCTGAGAGCACCACTGTTTAGTCGGCTTTGACTGTAGGGTGTTGTAATTACATCTGGGTTAATGATAGGATGACCACTCCTTACTGAtccaaatacagaaacaaacatttctctcatGCGTTTCTCTCTTTAACAGCATATAGTGCACTATTGTACAATATGAGGATAAGGTGTGAAAAGCTTTGGCAGTAGACATGAAGGTTCTCTGTGAGAAACACTGATGAATGTCACCATATTTTTTGTGAGATCAACTGTACAGTTGTGTATACAAACGTATGTGCGATGCAGCATTCCATTTAGTAGACTTCTGTATAATACAATTACAAGCCAGCACACTGACCTAATCTTACTGTTTAGGTTGTGCAGTCATAAGTTACTCAATAACTGACAGCTGAAGGTCAGTTTCACATTTCAAGCTTAATGGAGAAGGATCAGGACTTCAGTGAGGTGATCCTTCATCGGTTCGCTAATTAAAACGTCAGCCTGTGATAACTGACCTCATTGCACAAACTCTGAGGAACTAATTAAAAGCGGATGAACTAATTAAACCCCCAAAACTTTATGTCACAGTATGCCTTTGCTGTAATTATACTAGCATGTACatacaaaatgaaacacttaCCAATCAATCCATCATTAGCTGACCTTGACTGCTCATAATATATTAAGGAAATACAGgcaataataaaaatctgtgGTTCCATTGCTATTtgtagaaaatatttatatgtaagTCGTGGTTCAACATGTTAGTGCCACAGTGTGACTGAACTTTAAGTGCAGACTTatgaaaactgtaaattaaagctttatgtgacacatttgaaaacaaaacaataaagccaaagaaaataaaagcatgaaaaccCCACTCGATCCTATGAAAACCTGTGTGATATGATTTACTGTACTTGTTGTCACTATGATGATTTTTTCAAAAGATGactagaagaaaaaagaaaaccaaacgTTTCCACATATTAATTTGGCTTTTAACTGACTTCTGAGcaaaaccaccaccaccacaaagCACGATACcagcaaaaacaaagcacttCAGCGCTTTACCTCAGCACTCATTGCATTCTACAGAACATGTCAGTCTGACCAAGGTCTTGCAGTAAAAGCTGGCTCTCTTAACATTTCCTCCTCATCTGCGATGTCCCTTCTGCTTCTTGTTCCTGGCAGGGGTCCTGATCGGCTGACTGGCCGCTCCATTTTCCAGCGGCACATGCACCGGAGCAGCTCCCGTTGGAGAGGTAGGGGAGAAAAGGTCTGGCTCACAGTCTATGCTGGATTTGAAGGGTCCCGCAGAGGAAAACTTCGGGGGACTAAAATaatagacaaagacaaaacagataTGCAATAACATGAAAAAAGGGAGATAGTAAATATGACTACTTAtcatcagtctgtctgtccacctgtcattttctctgttgAACTTACTACTGTAAATGGGACTGTTAATGAGAAGCATATTGAGCAGTTTTCTCATGTGAAGTCAGGTCTGGACATCGTCCAGAGGTGCCTTTTCATACATGTAGCACATAACACAAGACTTACCTCTTACCTTCGGGAAATATTCAGTTTGGTTTAGACTGTCTGGATAGAGTGCACAGGAGTCAGGACACAAAGCATTATGGATCGGACGCATCGGAAATCACAACGCTTTGCTTACAGCACATAGAAGCAACTCCAGTTGCACGTTACCTACACGTCCACTTTTTCACTGTGAACTCTCAGTGAGCTGCACAGTCGACTGGACATTTTACTAATAAGGAGTAAAGTCTGTTTAATATCTGGTGCAACTGCTTCGGACATTTTCACTCTCACATACAACCCCTCCAAGTAATAGGTAAGTTCAGGGTTGCAGTGCATGTCTGACAACAGCTGTGTATGAAGTGTTTATCTGTCAGTAACGCTATTTAACAttagaaaacatacatttataatcTAAATCCAGCCACAATTCGAAACCTTCCCCTAGATGTCCACTGAAGTTTACGTTATCAGACATTTTAGCCTCTCAAGCTCAGCTTCAACTATGAACTGAATTTTAGTAAACAGGAGAATGAATCCAGCTTCTGAGAGAGCaagattaaaactaaattgaagAAGCTTTATCAAGCAGTAAGACAATGATCCACACTGCCAATTCAACATAGGACTTcatcagagagaaaaagtgaaagggGTTTAGTGTGGCCAAGTCAACCATTTAAACTTAACTAAACATGTAGTTCACCCACTGAAGTGCTCTCAGGAATACTGTGGTCATCAGTAGATCACTTATTTTCAAATAATGATACTTGAGATTCATTAAATGTTCACTTAAGTTCATTATATCTGTGTGTCATTTGGAATTATTACATTACTGATCAAggtaaaacagctgaaaacatttgaccAACAAAGTGGTGCGGTGTCTTTCATTTTTGATGGATTTGAACTTGAAAAGTGcctaaaaacaaattttaacGCCAGAAAAGGTACTTCTATTTATAGTtttgatgaaaatgtgtgttaCCTGATGGGTGTGCGTGGGCTGCTGTTGTGTCGTCGCACATGACGTGTTCGGGGTTCGAATGAGAACCCTTCTTTCAGACTCTCTAGGACTGAAGGAGCCACGTAGGTGAAACCCTAATGGGAAATGATTGTTTTTCCACATCAGTCAATCGtggacagaaaatgtaattcatGCTTTATCATCAAAGCACTaacataatgtaaaacagaagaGTGTAAATATGAACTCAAAAATAGTATCTCACAGCAAAAGCGAGCTCAGCACTGTGGCTGAGTGAGGTATCATCTGGACTATCCACTGGCGTCTGTCTGGTGAACCTGGTGTCAAACAGGCTAACATCCTCATCTGATtgctacaaagacacaaacagaggaaaagctGAGTCAAAAAGTCAGAAaggaaaactaaatatttattaagGCACATGTGAAATGAGGTGGGAGAAAATGAATATAGGGGAGGTAGTGGAGAACATGGAAGCGAGAGCATAATCAAGTCTATTAGCCCAGGGTAATAGGCATAATATTAACTTAACAACATATGTCATAGCATAATGAGCAATAACTGAAGAACCTACAAGCTGTGGCTTATATGGTGGCTCCACTCTCTTGTTCAACAGGTCATCCCAGTTGATGTGTTTGAAGAAAGGATGtttctgcagagaaagaaaagggctacaaatttacacacatttgatgatgatgatgtttgtaaAATAGTGTTGATTCATTTGCATCAGCAACAAGCatggtgcaaaaataaaattaacaattGTGTCCAAAAGGGCATTAAGAGACTTTGAAATTATGGAAAAATCTGATCAAGCATTGAGTGCAttagagaaaacatttaaaggctTCATCAACATACAAGCATCACTGGATTTCCTCGTATTTTATATGCCCAGTAGAAAAACATTAAGAAATTATGTCAGATTATCGTTTTACAGTGCAGCTACCCAAGATTCAAAATGTACACCAGGTGAAAAACATTATGATGAGGTCAACAGAAGCCTGTAACCACTGGTGTGTTGCTGgtgtgcatgtaaatgttgTGTGCACAGCAAAGTTACTTGTATATCAGCACAATCTGCTTTACTGCAGCCAAGTCTTTGGGCTGGATTCTTCTTTAGCAGctgcaaaaaaggaaaaagacagagagtaGCACAAGTCAGTCAGAGtacagaggaaaacagacattttctaaGACTCTGACATTGACATTGAGTTGTTCAAATGAGGGCAGATGCCTTACTGACAATAAGAAACTGTGAGTTAATGGCAAATAGGCGAGATGCTTTGATTCATTCATGAATGTGGCCAATTTGAAAGTGTTCATTTTTGAAGCAGTTAAAGCGACTTATACTGCTGGACTCTTCTGTCTAGGGTCACACATTATCTGATAATAAAATGACCTTTTCATCTACTCTGTACACTGATGTCTACTTTGCCAGTGATTGAAAACACTgagaaagtgaaacacaaaatatttatactGCTAGTCAAACACAAACGAAAAAACTCTGATTATGCacatactttgtgtgtgttggtgtatgTATTACACTACAGTACCTTTTTGATGAGGTCCCTGGCATCAATGGTCAGGTATGGGGGCAGATTGAGTTTACACTTCAAGATCTTGTCaattgttttcttcctgttttcagctgtgaaggGAGGCTGGTAGATAACCACAGGAGGAAGTCAGTAGTTACTATAGAAACTCAGGGCTCACTTCTCTCATGCTGCTTACATGTGGCAGTAATATTAGCCATGAGCAAGAGAAATGTACCCATTAATTTGATGTTATCAGTACatataaagatatatatatatatatatatgtagatatatccacacagtactgtgcaaaagtcttaggcaccatatgctttgttcttttatgaatgatgaccagtatttatttctctctctctttttttttttttacattagaaacacaaaacgTGGTTTCTTGCTTTCCCCAtttccaaaaaaacatttctggtcaacTTTGTCTTGTGGAAGGACCAGTGAAGCcccaacatttacatttgtataacTATTAACTGAAGACTCACTTGATAAATGACTTTTCAAAGGGAAATCTCAGAATAGTTAAGaattaaacatgaattaaactTAACAAGGTCCACACATGGGAGGGACATGTGGAACACATCTGCACTAGAACTGTATAATtaacagcatcaagttcagtAGGATTcaaactatttttgtttttcgTCAAAAACTCCATCAGATTGATGCAGAGAGTATTCACTTATTACTAGGCCCCCAGCTGGTGTTACTACGGAGAAAAAGCCAGTCAGCAATGCAAACCAGAGGATTAGTGAATTAGTTTTAGACAGTTGGGAATGGAAGAGAAATGATCACATATAGGACATGGTGCACAGTACATAACAGAACAGTTTTTGCCAAAATCTTACTTTGACCTTAAAATACCACTGCTTGtaacttttaataataaaaatttaaaaagttttttttcttgcacagcCATCAGTGTTTTGTGCTGCGGAATGTGTAAGTGGGGGGAGACACTGCACAGTCACTGCTTTACAATAACAGAAgcaaaaaacatcttttagCCCACAGTATATATGAAGATCGGGGGGAGTTCTTGTCCCCAAATTCCAAttgagaggaaagaaaactCAAACCTAACCAAACACAACTTATCACCATCTCCTGATAAAGTTTTCTCATCATTAATAACTATTTTCTCACAAAATTACTTACTGAGCCAGTCATCATATCGTACATCAGGGCCCCCAGGCTCCACCAGTCTACTGCCCTGTTGTGCCCCGACCTAGTCAGGATCTCTGGAGCCCTGAAAAGCAGGAAGCAACATAGAGAGACAAAGTGAGACAAATGCAGAAAGTGACAAAGTTATTAGGGTATATAGAATGGGTAAGAATATGTGTGGGTGAGATTTGTAATGATCCAGAAAATATTGATTAAAACTTATCCGCCtaatttatgtgtttgtttaccaACTTTTTTGCATAAgtatataaaacacatacaagtttacaaactgtatttatgtagcagccataatatatttttatttcatcagggttagggttagggttagaccTTAGGGTCAGAACACTTGATGAAGATTAAAACTATTTCATATGTGGTGCCAATCTAACTAAAGATTATAAAATTCATATGTACGTGAGAGCAAACACAGTGTTACCCACATGTATTCTATGGTGCCACAGAATGTATGTGTGACTGTGCCATCATGAATTGATTCCTTACAGAGGCCAAAGTCAGTCAGCTTGATGTGCCCtttaacagagaaaaaagtTGAAGGAACATCTATTGTTAATGTGTAGGA encodes the following:
- the LOC113162066 gene encoding ribosomal protein S6 kinase beta-2-like gives rise to the protein MAGVFDIDLETEDISDTEEDVCEFTATEPENVQTEEVELTSESVNRDSEKVGPDCFELLTVLGKGAYGKVFQVRKVQGAQTGKIFAMKVLKKAKIVCNAKDTAHTRAEREILETVRHPFIVDLLYAFQTGGKLYLILECLSGGELFMQLEKEGIFMEDTACFYLGEITMALGHLHSNGIIYRDLKPENIMLNHQGHIKLTDFGLCKESIHDGTVTHTFCGTIEYMAPEILTRSGHNRAVDWWSLGALMYDMMTGSPPFTAENRKKTIDKILKCKLNLPPYLTIDARDLIKKLLKKNPAQRLGCSKADCADIQKHPFFKHINWDDLLNKRVEPPYKPQLQSDEDVSLFDTRFTRQTPVDSPDDTSLSHSAELAFAGFTYVAPSVLESLKEGFSFEPRTRHVRRHNSSPRTPISPPKFSSAGPFKSSIDCEPDLFSPTSPTGAAPVHVPLENGAASQPIRTPARNKKQKGHRR